Part of the Microcebus murinus isolate Inina chromosome 26, M.murinus_Inina_mat1.0, whole genome shotgun sequence genome is shown below.
CCATCTTCTTCCTCAGGATGGTGACACTTTCCAAAGCCTGTCCCTTAGCGGACTGCTCAAACTATTTCTGAACCCAGAAGGTACCCCCAGCCCAGGCCATCTTGCCTTTAAGTAAATTCACTTCTTTAAAGGAAATCATTAGTAAGAATTCCAATGCCGAATTCAGGAAAATCCAAACTCTTCTCTAACCTCTTCCACGTCTGCAGTTGCTCCAGGTAGCGCCCTCCAACCTTAGGGAACGCTGATCATTGGTTTAAAACGAGAAGATTGCTTTTAACATTCGGTAACGTTAATTCAGTAATGTCCCCCTAGTAAAAGAACTCCCCTCACTGTTCCTACTTGCCTCGCCTTTTATTAAGATACTTTtctcaaaatctgaaaaaagggAACCAGTGACCAGGGATTAAGTGAACATAATATCTACTTTTATTACGAAACATTAAATTTTTGACACATTGCttcatttgctttcttaaaaatctattatctGACTTAAACCTATTCAGCAAAATgccaataaattatataaatcataGTTTGGGTGTTTAAAAACTAGGAACATAATATGTTTTATGATAATCGACAATACTACATCTGAGTTGCATAAGCTGTTAACTTATAATCTGTTTTAGATGTTTAgctcaaagtaaaaagaaaaccaacccTGTCAGCACGCTGCTGAAAAGCTTCTAGAGCCGCCCTCCCCGGCGCCGCGCTGTGTGCCAGCACCTCGGCTTCTCCACGGAGGCGGGACGTCGCCACGCAGGTGTCAAGGCACTCATCCCTCACTGTCCCCTCGCGCACCCTCGGAGTCACACTGGATGGAGGGCTGACGATAGGCATCAACCCTCAGCCCAGGCTACCTTGCTTTTGCTTTTAGGTAAACTCATTTCTTTAACAGAAAATCATCAGCTAAGAGCTCGAATGTGGACTTAGGAGCGATGACTCCAATTCAATACACATTCAATCAAATGTGTCAGTACTTAAAGTCACAAAATTCTGAGATGTAAATAATCAATGAACTAAGGTAAACAGCACGGCCACCACGTGCCTTAAAATGGCATGTTTTTTGATGTCTGAAGCTCTTTGCAAATTACATTTTGGGACAGTTTAGATGAATTTGAATAAAACATATGTTGTCTGCATATAGTTCCGCAAGGGTTTTCAGCGTGGgtggcaacatttaaaaaatacagcaatGGTCTTAATTCACCGTTTCCACTTGGtttctaaatctttattttctgtggAGGCAAACCAAAGTCCTGTCTTAAGATTCCATCCTCAAGGTTACAATATAATCTCTATCATTCCTAGAGATTTTAAAGCTAGATACTATCCTGGTCCTTGTCGGcatcttcattttcatcttcctcatcttGGTCTCCAGATTCAAGTTTATCCTCTTCTACAATCTAGATAAAAAAAATACCGTTTAATATTATGAAGACTTGTTCACGTCACATTCAACACAACATGATATATACTCTGTTGATAAATTCCGTACTCTAGTAATTATAGTAGAAAAACAGCCATCGGATTTCTTTGATTTAATGCTCAAGGCTCcctatccttttcttttctttctgttttttgagacacagtctcgctttgttgcccgggctagagtgaatgccgtggcgtcagcctagctcacagcaacctcaaactcctgggctcaagcaatcctgctgcctcagcctcctgagtagctaggactacaggcatgtgccaccaagcccggctaattttttttgtgtatatatatacatatatatatatatgttaattggccatttaatttctttctatttatagtagagacggggtctcgctcttgctcaggctggtttcgaacccctgacctcgagcaatccgcccgactcggcctcccagagagctaggattacaggcgtgagccaccgtgcccggcccctaaCCTTTTCAATAGGAATGAGATGTACCAGTTAACTTTGCTGATGAAATGGCTATACCTCTCGACACATACGTCTGAACCAAATATGGTAGAAAATAATGGCATACTTGGGTGATGACAGTCTTGCTATCAAAAGAGCAATCGAATCAATTCACTCTATAGGTCAAGATCCAACAGATGACAGTCTACAAGTGCTAGAAACTGAACTTCATCTGTGTCTTAAGTCAATTCACTCAACACAGTGAAAGCAATGCAGATGATACCATATGCATGAACCCACATGTCTATGCCTATAATATAGGTACATCTTTTCTGgtctaaattaaaaattctaaagcatCTAAAGAAAATACAAGTCATATTTGGAAACACTTTAATCTTACTGGATAACCAAGATCCTTGAGTTTTCtcttcaatgaaaatattttctgatcttGTTCAGCCAAAAACACTAAGAGATCATCTTGTTCTTTTTTGGAATCCGTAATTTCCAACTCTAGCTTGTCCTTCTCATTTTGTAAAATGGCAACGGTACTGTTACATGAATCCAGCTGTTCTTTAATGGCAGTTCTTTCCTCAGACAGAGCTTTAATTTCAttctaggaaaagaaaagcaaaagttaaTAATCTAAAATTAGTACTCACTTTCCTGGAGTTTTTAACAAATAGTTTGTTTCTATGATAGATCACTATACTTGTTCAATCTACAGAGTTTGGGGGTGACGGTTGAGGGTATACCCAGTAACATGAGGATGTGTCAGACTAGTCATCCAAGATGGTTATTGTGAAAACTAGAgtttaacatacaaaatatagtTTTTAGTTAGCTGTTCCTCAAAAAATCCTTAAGAGATTAAACAAAACAATAGTATTTCATATAATCAAATGAGTAAATTGAAGGCCGGGTAGGCGGCTCatacctggaatcctagcacttgggagaccgaggcgggcggaggtcaggagaccgaggtgggcgctcaagttcaggagttcgaaaccagcctgagcaagagtgagaccccatctctaataaaaatagaaagaaattagctgtacaactaaaactatataggaaaaattagccggggatggtggcgcatgcctgtagtcccagctactggggaggctgaggcaggaggatcgcttgaacccgggagtatgaggttgctgtgagctaggctgacgccatggcactctgcctgggaaacaaagtgagactctgtctcaataaaaacaaaaaaacaaaaacaaaaaaaagagtaaacagaGACACAAAACATTTTACAGCAGAAGACTGGTTAGCATCAGAATTAGaagtcaaagttaaaaaaaaagtttatcagctgagtgcagtggttcatgcctataatcctagcactctgggaggccaaggaaggaggatcgcatgaagccaggagttcgaaaccagcctgagcaagagtgagaccccatctctacaaacatagaaagaaattagccggacaactaaaaatatatagaaaaaattagccaggcatggtggcacatgcctgtagttacagctactcgggaggctgaggcaagaggatcgcttgagcccaggagttggaggatgctgtgagctaggctgacgccacggcactctagcccggacaacagagtgagactctgactcaaaaaaaaaaaaaaaaaaaatgctgagaatCAGAggaggcagtgatgtgagtgctAGCTTGTGTCCAGGCACAAAGACGACTGAGGTCTCAGctcaaaggcagagagaaagaattctcTTTACTCAGGCTCTTATTACATTCAGCCTTCAGCAGGGAGGAGAGGCCCACTCACCCTGGAGGGCAATCTCCTTTACTCAGTCTACGGACTCTAATATTAATCTCCTCCAGAAAGACCCTCACAGACACCTGTAAATACTGTCTAACCAAATATGGGAACCCTGTGACCCAGGCAAGTTGACAGGTAAAATTAATCGTTACAggtgtgaacatttttttttttttgagacagcgtctcattttgtggcctgggctagagtgccgtggcatcagcctcgctcacagcaacctcaaactcctggggtcaggcaacactcctgcctcagcctcccaagtagctgggactacaggcatgtgccaccatgccgggctatttcttctatatatatattttttagttgtccagctaagttctttctattttttaggtagagacagggtctcactttttttcaggctggtctcaaactcctaagctcaaacgatccacctgcctcagcctcccagagtgttaggattacaggcatgagccactgtgcctagccaagGTGTCAACGTTTTAATGGCTTGATACATATTGCCAGATTGATTTTCTGGACAGGGCACACGAATTTTACCATAAACTCATAGCATTGAGTGGGATCATCTCTAATTTCTGCTGAAGGTGAATGATAGTGCTTCTGTGGTACTTTCACATGCATTTCTTTCATTAGTATCCCAAACTGTCTTCCTACCTCCTTTTATTCATAAACTAAGGAAATTTAGGTCCAGAGAACTTGCTTAGTATGTGATCTAGTTAATAGCACAGCCAGGCCTGGGACCCGTGGTTCCTGTTTCTGTCCAGGGTTCTTTCCAGTTTTACCTGTGACTGTGCCATCTGTTTGGATTGTCTATAAGCAGTCGACGGCTCTCTTGCCCTCTTACTCCTGTGACTGTTATTGCATTATATACAACCCACATCAGTAGACTGAGGCAAGAGCTCCTCCTTGCTGGCTTGAAGAAGCAGCAGCTATGTTAAGGACTCACATGGAAAGAGCTGTGGGTGGCCTGTAGGATCTGCAGACAGCCTCTAAGAAATGGCTACAAAAGGCCAGGGCCTTCCAACATACAGCCACAAGGAAAAAATCCTCAAACAAACTCTATCagcttggaagcagatttttCCTTAGTTGAGCCTCCAGATGAGACTGTAGTCTAGCCAATACCTGGAATATAGaatataggctgggcgtggtggctcacgcctgtaatcctaggactctggaagggcaaggcaggaggatcgcttgagctcaggattttgagaccagcttgagcaagagtgagacccctgtttatactaaaaaaatagaaataaattagctggacaattaaaagtatatagacaaaaaattagccgggcatggtggcgcatgcctgtattcccagctactcgggaggctgaggcaggaggattgctcgagcccaggagtctgagggtgctgtgagcgaggctgacgccccggcactccaTCCCGGGCAATAGacatgagactctatctcaaaaaaaaaaaaaaaaaaaaaggccaggcgtggtggctcacgcctgtaatcctagcactctgggaggctgaggcgggcggattgctcgaggtcaggagttcgaaaccagcctgagcaaggccctgtctctgctaaattaattgaccaactaaaaatgtatatagaaaaaattagccgggcatggtggcgcatgcctgtagtcccagctactcagggggctgaggcaggatgattgctttgttaggccgcagaaatgtacagcccgtgtgggggagagacgaccgcctataaaagactcagagtccagagacttgatgcaaaagcatgaggttttattttccagcgcagcgcaggggcaagCGAGCTAAGGAAGCTGCCGCGCCggccttttttttccttaggatttttataggcagaagccacacgcaggtggctagggatcacagggtggggggaaattccatgggctttgaccttgcacaaacatgtaccagatattaatcgggaacttctaatcttggtcaataaactccaaggactaacggcaagcGGTTTtcggggagttacagagtggcgccagcgCCAGCGGGGGAGGGAATAGGGTTGAGCGAGCgcagtttacagaagcagaacggcaggttagatttttctccacattcccccctttttctttttgagagagtTTTAATCTTAAAACTATGGGTTATTATCTATAGCGAGTGGCTAATACTGCTGTTGTAAAACCATTAACCGGACAGTGCTGACCTGTTTTTGGATGAATGTCACTAGTCGGCTTAGTATGCAGGGCCGGAAAGTTAGGAGCAAGATGAGGATGAGTAAGGGTCCCAGCAAGGTGGAGAGGAGGGTTGTTAACCAAGGAGAGGTGTTAAACCAGCCTTCAAACCACCCTTGTTTGGCCTCTCGCTCCTTTCTCCGGGATTCCAGCCTCTCTCTAAGCTTAGACATGGAATCTTTAAGGACTCCGGAATGATCGGCACAAAAACAGCACTGTTCCTTTAAGGCCGCACACAGTCCCCCTTCCTTCAGGAAGAGCAGGTCTAGTCCCCGCCTGTTTTGGAGGACCACCTCGGACAGGGAAGTTAAGGACTCCTCAAGCTTGGTGATGGACTGTTCTATGCTTTTAAGATCTTCATCCATTGCCATTTGGAGCTCTCTTGAATAAGGGGGCCCCTTAATTAGAGCTGCAGTCCCTGTTCCTACTCCAGCTGCCACCCCTGCGCCCAGGAGAGTTGCTAGGGTTAAGGACACTAGTTCTCCCTTCTTTAGGGCGGAGGAGGGGGACTTATATGTCTCTTCAAAAGAGGCAGCTGAGTAATACCTAATTGTGGGAACTAACTGGACAAGGACGCAGTATTCTGCTGATTTGTTAAAAATCTGTGCTGCCAGGCAGGGGGTCAGCCCTGTGTTGCAAGCCCACCATCCCCCCTGTGGGGGAACTAAGTAGTAACCTTCACCTGAGGGGGCTCCTCTCTTGTCACTGCAGAGTCCTTGTCGATCATCGGGGACATTTCCGATGCAGGAGCCTTGTCCTGAAACCTTAGTCAGGGTAAGTTTTCCGCGACTTCCCCAAGTGCAAGCAATAGGGCTGGTGGTGCTGGTATAGTTCCCCTGATAGCTGTTGGGGTCGTTAGCAGCACCAGGTGTGGTCCTTTCCACCTTGGCTCGAGATTGGCAGCTCGGTGTCGCCGGACGTAAACGAGATCACCGACCTGGAACGGGTGTGGCACTCGTACTTCTCCGGGCTTGTAGAGGGCGGCCAAAGGTGCCCAGACTTCCCTGTGAACGACTTCAAGGGCTTTCAACCTAGCAAGTAGGGAATGAGGAGCATTAACATCAGCCGGCATAGACCACGGGTCGGCCATGAGGGGTGGGGCAGCCCCGAACAGAACCTCAAACGGGGTCACCCCCAGGGGGCCGGGCGTGTTCCGAACGCGAAagagggcgaagggaaggagcaCTGTCCAGTCTGTTATGCCAGTCTCTAAGGATAATTTAGTCATAGCCTCTTTTAGAGTTCTATTCATCCTTTCTACCTGACCTGAGCTTTGGGGCCTATaagcacaatgtaatttccaatccgCCCCAAGTATCTTGGCCATTCCCTGACTTACCTGTGCAATGAAAGCTGGGCCGTTATCGGATCCAATTACCTTAGGGATTCCGAACCTGGGGAAGATGTCTTCCAGGACTCGTTTGGCCACCTGTTGCTGTCCCCTTCGTTgtggggaaagcctctacccaTCCTGAAAAGGTGTCTATAAAAACTAGAAGATATTTGTATCCATACCGGGTTGgttttacttctgtgaaatctATCTCCCAATTGTCCCCAGGACGCTCTCCCCTTAGGCGCCGCCGGGGGCTAGCCTGGGATGGGTGAGAGTTTACTAGTTGACAAGCTTTGCATTGGTGAACTACTTCCTCAGTTAAGCGACTGCGTCCCCGGATGTGGTATTTTGTAGACTGGCAATTGGAGCGTGGATGCTTTGCTCCTAAATGAGTAAGACGATGCAATTGCTTTAAGTATGCCCGAGCGGCTTCTTTGGGCAGGACAATTTTTCCCTCTCTAGTCTTCCAGATCCCCTGCTGATCTTTAGAGAACTTGGCAGGTTTTTTTGCCAggctctcctcctcttctgaggAGTAGTGGGGGAATGTCGGTGACGCCACCGGGGGACTGGCGGCAAGAATCAGAATTCCTGACCTTAGAGCCGCTTGTTTTGCTTCACAGTCAGCTTTTTTATTCCCCTGGGCCACCTCGGAAGTTCCCTTCTGGTGCCCAGGGCAATGAATAATGGCCACCTCCTGGGGGGCGTGAATAGCCTCAAGGAGACGTAAAATCtcctgcttgttttttatttcttttcccgaGGAGGTGAGCAAGCCTCTCTGGCGGTATATGGCTCCATGGATGTGGGCTGTTGCAAAAGCATAATGGCTGTCTGTGTAAATGTTGACCCTTTTCCCTTCTGCCAGCTCGAGGGCTCGTGTCAGGGCAACTAACTCCGCCTTTTGGGCAGAGGTTCCCTCAGGTAGGCTACCGCCCATATGACCTGATCTTTGCTGACCACCGCCGCCCCTGCGACCCTTTTACCTTCATGGATGCAGCTGCTCCCGTCGGTGAACCAGGTGCAGTGTGGGTTGGGTAGCGGCTCATCCCGGAGGCCCTTACGTGGCCCTGTCTCTTCTGCCAGAATGTCATGACAGGAATGAAGGACTTCTCTGTTTTCCGGATGCTCCTCCGGCAACAGTGTGGCCGGGTTGAGAGCCACCGGGGCTCCAAAAGAAACCCGTTCGCTGTCCAGCAACAAGCTTTGGTAGTGGGTCATCCGGGCGTTGGACATCCACCGGTCGGGGGGTTGCCGGATGATGCTTTCCAGCGCATGGGGGGCTATAACTGTTAGCTTTTGCCCCAGAGTAAGTTTGTCTGCATCTTTTACAAGCAGGGCGGTAGCTGCTATAGCCTTTAAGCAGCTGGCAATCCTTTTGCCACCGGGTCCAGCTTTTTAGATAAGTAagccaccggtctcttccagggtcctaGAGCTTGAGTCAGCACCCTTCGAGCAACCCCCTTCTTTTCATCCACAAAGAGGGTGAAGGGTTTGGAAACATCTGGCAAGGCCAAGGCCGGTGCAGAGAGAAGCGCTCTCTTAATGTCATCAAATGCACGCTGCTGGGGCTCCCCCCACTGGAAAGAGCTCCCCTGTTTTGTTAGCGGGTACAGAGGTTCTGCTAACGCTGCGAACCCAGGGATCCACAATCGACAGAAGCCCGATACCCCAAGCGGGAAAGTTCTATGAGTAGGTCTTCCGTACCTGCTTTGCAGTCTTCTTCCATCGCTCCTGCCAAGAGGAGGTCATCTACGTACTGGAGAAGAGTGACCTGCAGGTGCTCAGCCCGGAAAGTGGTTAGGTCCTGATGAAGGGCTTCGTCGAAGATGGTGGGGGAGTTCTTAAATGCTTGAGGGAGCCGGGTCCAGGTTAGTTGCCCCGTGGTCCCAGAATCCGGGTCCCTCCACTCGAAGGCAAAGAGTCTTTGGCTGGCTGGGTGCAACCGCAAACAGAAGAAAGCATCCTTTAGATCCAAGACTGTATTTTAGACACGAGAGGGTGGAAGAGCACTCAGCAAATTGTAAGGGTTGGGGACGGTAGGGTGAATGTCCTGGACTCGTTTGTTGACTTCTCTGAGGTCCTGCACGGGCCGATAGTCATTAGTTCCCGGCTTTTGAACGGGAAGAAGGGGGGTGTTCCAAGGGGAGTGGCATTTGACTAAAATCTCCATATGCAAGAGGCGGTGAATGTGGGGCCTGATTCCTTCCCAGGCTTTTTATTCTTATGCACTGGCACTGACCTATTATCACCCACAGCTGCGGCCAAGATACGCGTTAatcttttttcctgtctcttctccctctcatcttccctggcttctctctctctctctctcctcttcggTTTCCCTTTTATGATatactttctctgcttctttaacTAACTCTAGTAGAGTGAAATCCTGCAACCCCTCCAACCTCTGAAGCTTCTTTTTAATGTCTAGGGCCGACTGGCCTATGAAGGCCATGGCTACCGAGGCCCTTTGTCCTTCAGAGGTTGGGTCGAAGGGGGTATACCGTCTGAATGCCTCCATCAGTCTTTCAAGGAAGACGGACGGGGGCTCAGTTGGTCCTTGAAGGACTTTtcttaccttagccaaattggtggGGCGTCGTGCCGCCCCTCTGAGGCCTGCCACTAGAGTCTGGCGATAGACGGTCAGTCGCTCCCTACCTTCTGCCGTATTGAAGTCCCAGCCAGGCCGAGTCATAGGAAAAGCGGCATCCATCAAGGGGGGGAGCTGAGTAGGGCGTCCATCAGGTCCGGGAACATTCTTCCGTGCTTCCAAGATGATTCGTTCCCGTTCCTCTGTGGTGAAAAGGGTCTGGAGCAACTGCTGACAGTCGTCCCAAGTGGGCTGGTGGGAAAACATTAGAGACTCGACCAGCCCAGTCAGACGCTGGGGGTCTTCAGAGAAAGGTGGGTGGTTGGTTTTCCAATTGTAGAGGCCTGCTGTGgaaaagggccaatattggaggGGCTGAAGGGGGGGCTGCGTCGTCACCCTCCCCGGAACTATGGTTGGGAATCGGCACAGGACGAAGGGGACAAGCCACAGTGGAATCTGGAGACGGAGGAAAACCCCTCCTGCTCCTGGTGCCTTGAGCTGGTCCCCCAGCCAAGGGGGCCGAGGGTTGGGCGCGCCCTGATCGTGAAGGGGCGACCTGTGGAAGAGGGGGGTAAAGTGGGGGAGAATCAAGGAGGAGGGAATCAGCCTGCGGGTCAGTCAATGGCCGAGACTGCCGGGCTGGATCCGAAGTCGTCTGGGCCACTAGGGCCAGAGGGGAAACCCGCAGTCTTGCCCCAAGGGGGGGGTTCTGGGCAAGATCTTGCCACACAACGATGTAGGGGCCCTGATTCGGGTGTCCTTGGGGGTGTGGCGCGAAGATTCTTTTCTTCACTGCAAAAATAACAGAGAGGTTAAAAGTTCCATCTGAGGGCCACCCCACACCGAAGGAGGGCCACTCAGAGGCACAAAACGTCTGCCAGGGGCCCTTCCGGATGATGACGAACAGGTCGTGGGCCCGGTCTCGTACTTCCTTCCAATgtgtcagggtgagggagagaggagtactcttcccttggcccataattcctggatgagtaaaaaggagaataaaagagaaaagagcgaCAACACAGACAGCAGACAAACACCGAAGCCACTTGCTTCTGCACCCAAACACAGACAAAGGACGATATCTTACCCTAGGGTTATCTTGCCCAATCCTGCAACGACTTGCAGGCAAACAAATGGAGTCGACCAAGGCCACCTGgtcacccctaatccctggagcgtcCTCTAGGGCGACAGTTTTTCTGGGTCACAAAACCTCTATTTGCCCAGAGGAGTCTTCTCCTCACGGAGTCAACACCCTGTCGatccaaattcaaacttcaaaactgacacatcacatataacacagagacaaacataaagGATGACTCCGGAGTCTGCCCACCTCCAAGCCTGGTGCTGCCGGTCTTTTAAGAGGGGTCACCTCTccgatcccggacgagcccccaaaatgttaggccgcagaaatgtacagcccgtgtgggggagagacgaccgcctaaaaaagactcagagtccagagacttgatgcaaaagcatgaggttttattttccagcgcagcgcaggggcaagcgagctagggaagctgccgcgccggcctttttttccttaggatttttataggcagaagccacacgcaggtggctagggatcacagggtggggggaaattccatgggctttgaccttgcacagacatgtaccagatgggctaatatcgggaacttctaatcttggtcaataaactccaaggactaacggcaagcGGTTTtcggggagttacagagtggcgccggcgCCAGAGGGGGAGGGAATAGGGTTGAGCGAGCGCaatttacagaagcagaacggcaggttagatttttctccacagcttaagcccaggagtctgaggttgctgtgagctaggctgacatcatggcactcactctagcctgggcaacaaagtgagactctgtctcaaaaaaaccccccaaaaataccaaacaaacaaaaattaaaaatacacacatttaaaaatcaaactagtTTGATGTCCCTTTACAAAACGGGCCACTACAccccaataaattatttttgaagagcCACTCTGTGTCTCTCTGAGGAAATGCTCTGTGTCATAACAGCAGCTGCTTGAGAATGCTGGTCCCTCTTGCCATCTGGCTAGAAATAGCAATGTCATACGCCCCAGGGAAGGCTGGCTCCAGGGACAGTCCCCACAGAACACGTGCCTTGCTGGCGTCAGGTGATCCCATCGGGAGAGGAGAGGCATGAACACCCGGAAGGGGAGGCAGGAACGTGGGACTGGGCTGGGGGGAGCCAGTGGCGGGATCCTCCCAGACTGCACTGGGGCATCTCGGCCACAGTCACGCAGACTGCCCCTCATTCCGGCCCCCGAGTGTCTGTGTGTTAGCTGCCAAGCCTTCTTGACAACttgttttgtttccaaatttttaccTTTCTATAAAATCCTTCTAGCACCTAGGAaggagttttgaaaaaaaaaacaaaaacccaaatctAATCGAACTTTTTGATCTGCCTATTAAATTATAGGGTCTACAAGGCCCAGAGGCCTGTGTTAAATGATACCAGCAGGTTGCAGTTAGCAAAATCCAGACTATGGGGAGTCTGCAGGACAGACggtttcttcaacaaatacaGTACAGGGAGATAAACACAAAGAGATGAAGGAGAAACCTATGGATTAAAAGAGGCTTCAGAGTCATAACCAGTCACAATGAATAGAACTTTCTGGATCCCCGATCAAGGAAACTGGGGTAgcttttttgttgatttgtttttgagacagagtctcactctgttgcctcaactagagtacagtggcctcatcacagctcactctaacctcgaactcctggcacgtgccaccatgcccggctaagttttttatttttagtagagatgaggtctcacgttctcaggctgctctcgaactcctgggctcaagtgatcctcctgcctcagcctcccgagtagctgggactacaggcatgcgccaccatgcccggctaattttttctctatacttttagttggccaattaatttctttctacttttagtag
Proteins encoded:
- the LOC105860015 gene encoding uncharacterized protein LOC105860015; translated protein: MGGSLPEGTSAQKAELVALTRALELAEGKRVNIYTDSHYAFATAHIHGAIYRQRGLLTSSGKEIKNKQEILRLLEAIHAPQEVAIIHCPGHQKGTSEVAQGNKKADCEAKQAALRSGILILAASPPVASPTFPHYSSEEEESLAKKPAKFSKDQQGIWKTREGKIVLPKEAARAYLKQLHRLTHLGAKHPRSNCQSTKYHIRGRSRLTEEVVHQCKACQLVNSHPSQASPRRRLRGERPGDNWEIDFTEVKPTRLKALEVVHREVWAPLAALYKPGEVRVPHPFQVGDLVYVRRHRAANLEPRWKGPHLVLLTTPTAIRGTIPAPPALLLALGEVAENLP
- the LOC142864730 gene encoding LOW QUALITY PROTEIN: uncharacterized protein LOC142864730 (The sequence of the model RefSeq protein was modified relative to this genomic sequence to represent the inferred CDS: inserted 2 bases in 1 codon), with the protein product LTRRLIPSSLILPHFTPLFHRSPLHDQGAPNPRPPWLGDQLKAPGAGGVFLRLQIPLWLVPFVLCRFPTIVPGRVTTQPPLQPLQYWPFSTAGLYNWKTNHPPFSEDPQRLTGLVESLMFSHQPTWDDCQQLLQTLFTTEERERIILEARKNVPGPDGRPTQLPPLMDAAFPMTRPGWDFNTAEGRERLTVYRQTLVAGLRGAARRPTNLAKVRKVLQGPTEPPSVFLERLMEAFRRYTPFDPTSEGQRASVAMAFIGQSALDIKKKLQRLEGLQDFTLLELVKEAEKVYHKRETEEEXEREREAREDEREKRQEKRLTRILAAAVGDNRSVPVHKNKKPGKESGPTFTASCIWRF